The Flaviflexus equikiangi genome contains the following window.
CCGCGATGGTCGGGGACGGCGTCAACGACGCCCCCGCCCTGGCCACGGCCGATAGCGGAATCGCGATGGGTGCCATGGGCGCCGACGTGGCCATCGAAACCGCAGACATCGCCCTGATGGGCGAGGACCTGAACCACCTGCCCCAGGTACTGGACCACGCGCGCAACACCCGGCGCATCATGCTCCAGAACGTGGGCTTGTCCCTGCTGCTGATTGCCGCACTGATCCCCTTGGCCCTCTTCGGTGTCCTCGGGTTGGCTGCGGTGGTCCTCATCCACGAGCTGGCAGAAATCGTCGTGATCGCCAACGGTGTCCGAGCCGGCCGGATCAGCGGCAAGGCCGCACTGAAAAGTACGCAGCCGGTTCCGTCCCTGGAGCCTGCGGCATGAGCCTCAATGCCACCGAGGCGGCCGCTCCCAGGAAGCGGGGAGCGCACACGGTCAGGACAGTGATGGGACTTGGCGCGGTTGCGCTGGCCGCCGTCGATCTGGTCCTCAAGGCTTTTGCGGAAACCTTGCTTTCCAACGGTGCAACGAGCGACCTGGGGCTGATCAATTTCCGTTTGCTCTATAACCCGGGCGTCGCGTTCAGCCTTGGAGCGGACCTTCCCTCCTGGGTCGTCGTGGTGGTCACCGGGCTGATCATCGCCGCACTGACCTTTTATGCAGTTTCTTCGGCACCTGCCATGGGCAGGATCTCCCGAGCGGGCGCGACGCTGCTGCTCGGTGGGGCACTCGGCAATTTCATTGAACGGCTGGACGGGCGCGGCGTGGTGGACTACTTGCACACCGGGTGGTTCGCCACCTTCAACCTGGCAGATGTGTTTGTCACCGCGGGAGTTGTTCTGTATGCCCTCGGCACGCTTCGTGCCGTTCCCTCCCGGGACGGCGACTGACCGGGCTAACCGGGACACACCGCAACCGGACGTAGCATGTCGAGAAACGGTCATTTGACGACATCCCGAACCTATCGGCGACACGCCGCGGAAGGACGCGCGATGTTCGGAATGCTCTCCGTCCTGGCCGAACTGCAACGAGAACTCATCGTCGCCAACACCCGCGACGGACTCGCCGCCGCCCGCGCCCGCGGGCGAACAGGCGGAAGACGCCCGAAGCTCACCCCCGACCAGGTCCACCACGCCCAGCAGCTCTACGACGCGGGGACCCATACGGTCCAACGCATCGCCGACCTCCTCCAGGTCCCGCGCTCCACCATCTACGGGCACCTCAACAAGGCAAGTATCGGACGGCGCCCCACCGCCAAAGCGACCCTGGAGGCTTAGCGCTCAATCCGTCCCCATTACTACCAAGGCCTCTTAGCGTGAATTTTCGTAGAGATATTCCCCGGACCCCGATAGCGAACCGCTGCGGCAGAACCCGGCGCGTGGTTCCGCCTCACATCCGTTGGGCAGGGTCTTGGTGGGATGGTCAGGACGTTGAGGAGCCGCGGAAGTCGAAGACGACCCTGATCGCCGGATCGACCGTGGCGATGATGCTCGTGTAGAACATCTCCGTCTGATCCTCGAGGATGTCACGATTCGCATCGACATGTTCCTGCATCGTCTCGTCGGTCAGGATGTCGTTGATGACGTCAGGCGTATCGATATCGGGGGTCACCCAGCTGAGGACGCCGTTGTCCTCGAGGGCGGTCTTGAACGTGATGTCTTCGTGTCCGATGAAGATGAACTCGGGAACGGTGATGAGGATCGTGTCATCGCCTTTCGGCTCGATGATGACATCGTCGCCCTCGATTCCCAGCTTCGCGCGGAACGTGTACTGGAGGAAGAGGGTGCGTCCGCTGCCGGGAACCGTCTGCCCGAACACGGTGCGGGCCACGCGCTCCTCGGCGATGCCCTGGACTCCGAGCCCGAGGAGGACGATCTCCTCGTCACGGTCGAGGGATTGCACGACCTGCGAGTTGCGCGACTCCGTCGACACACCGAGGTAGTCGCCTTTCACGAAGGCGATGATGCCGGCCGTGATGAGGGCGAGAAGAAGCACGATGATGAGGGCGAGTATCCGGACGCTCCGTGCCAAGCGCGCCGACCGTGCTGGTGCCTGCTCGGGTAACGTATCCATGTGTCCTCCATGTTCGTGCGACTCTGCGCTGATATTGTCGCACGGAACAGA
Protein-coding sequences here:
- the lspA gene encoding signal peptidase II — its product is MSLNATEAAAPRKRGAHTVRTVMGLGAVALAAVDLVLKAFAETLLSNGATSDLGLINFRLLYNPGVAFSLGADLPSWVVVVVTGLIIAALTFYAVSSAPAMGRISRAGATLLLGGALGNFIERLDGRGVVDYLHTGWFATFNLADVFVTAGVVLYALGTLRAVPSRDGD
- a CDS encoding helix-turn-helix domain-containing protein yields the protein MSRNGHLTTSRTYRRHAAEGRAMFGMLSVLAELQRELIVANTRDGLAAARARGRTGGRRPKLTPDQVHHAQQLYDAGTHTVQRIADLLQVPRSTIYGHLNKASIGRRPTAKATLEA